Genomic DNA from Nonomuraea rubra:
CGCAGGTTCACCACGTCGAGGCGGTCCACGCCGAGCGAGCGCAGGTTCGCCTCGACGCCGCGGCGCAGGCCGTCCGGCGTCAGGCCGGTCTTCCCGGACGCGGGCAGGTCGATGTCGGAGCCCTCGACCAGCGCCCCCACCTTGGTCACGATGACCAGTCCGTCCGGGTACGGGTGCAGCGCCTCCCGGATCAGCTCGTTGGCGGCCACGCCGTCGCGCGCGTAGTAGTGCGAGGTGTCGATGTGGTCGACCCCGACCTCCACGGCCCGGCGCAGGACGGCCAGGGCCGTGTCCCGGCTGGGGCGGTCGCCCCTCGGCCAGCCGGTCAGCTTCATCGCGCCGTAGCCGATCCTGGCGACGCTCAGGTCGCCGCCCAGTGCCCATCGCGCCGTTGCCACGATCATTCACCTTAGAGGCTCGGCGGCGGCCCCGGTAGCAGCCGCGCAGGCGGAGCGCTCCCTGCCGGCCGGGCCGGGTCAGGCGGTGCCGGCCACCCCGACGAGGTTGCCCTCCGGGTCGGTGAACCGGCCGACGACGAGCGTGCCCGGTGTGCCCTCCGGGCCCATCCGGCGCTTGCCGCCCAGGCTCTCGGCCTTCTTGAGCGCCTCTTCCACGTTCGGTACGCCCACGTAGAACAGCACGTGACCGCCGAAACCAGGGCCGCCGCCGACGCCGCCGTTGATGCCGCCGGTGATCACCGTGCCGTCGCCGGTCGTGCTGCCGTCCACGAAGCCGTACTGGCCCGGCGCCGAGACCTGCTCCGTGGCCGCGTCGCCGGTGTGGAACCGCCAGCCGAACAGCTCGCCGTAGTACTCGCGCAGCCTCTCCGGGTTCCGGCCGATGATCTCGAAGTGCACCACAGGCTGTCCCATGCCGGGTCCTCTCCTCAGATGGGTGGGTCTGTGGGAAGACCTCGGCGGGCTCCGGAACTCATCGGTGAGGGCGGGCAAACTTGATCAATTCCTTAACGGCGTACGTCGCGTCACAAGTGATCATCTAATGCCGCATCGGCGACGCTGGGTGACAGACCGCCTCTCAGCACCCGATCACGACCCTTCGCCGCAAGGAGCCATCGTGCGCATCCGCGTTCTCGCCACCGCCCTCGGCAGCCTCCTGCTCGCCGGGCCCGCCGCCGCCGACA
This window encodes:
- a CDS encoding VOC family protein translates to MGQPVVHFEIIGRNPERLREYYGELFGWRFHTGDAATEQVSAPGQYGFVDGSTTGDGTVITGGINGGVGGGPGFGGHVLFYVGVPNVEEALKKAESLGGKRRMGPEGTPGTLVVGRFTDPEGNLVGVAGTA